A portion of the Lolium rigidum isolate FL_2022 chromosome 1, APGP_CSIRO_Lrig_0.1, whole genome shotgun sequence genome contains these proteins:
- the LOC124698915 gene encoding uncharacterized protein LOC124698915 isoform X2 yields MSKHRTDRWLLEGPFDMSLRRALHEETVGVIDDIGMEGINLAIVLDCFFYSLILTAQLPENSIGVDNGWATHACNYWICDGILGKERAWEIGNALYRVMTPLGYFSDEARRLLYDLFIQETEQNVCWWYPVISNKLGAKNICNVPDYATSYFLTFQGDNRVYVHNDLFELASRNLHVLKLCNCRFDFASPPFQSCHNLRFLWLDNCANTEKEKSGVPIFSNLLVFDLRFTDYVMLPHMVELMTNLRELNTKGISWKTMSHAWKRLQKLHKLRVTESSDVVTVDSCSSIDILNLELLDMSGNTHMESLPTLVSSARSLKMLVLDGCSSLQNVVLEGVPLLESFSFDGYGPVKNWIHSIQLPQKELRLKSPIAPVEIVQVTKISLQGCGRLQNIFLRALPNLEELDLSGTAIKMLTFPEMYVLNLKKLFLMGCEQLRSLDWDYGTHALEVLQVDTQKEARSVVCCGEQGSFGLQACIAFSDGRFIWSAIQALVFRFAREKNCKAYLLISSMSHSQANITVSVKGIGSNQEGLFRTIPLLPYNNITLTEDVACLSLAWNQRQLQTLDVHMEIGEGSYNLESMQDNKYFRDLVGLVQSLHVHDNSSITAIPPTDVGDWYGLVWCHVERCPRLHSLFSCRRGKHLRFEHIRTFSASDLLVACCIWARGGTVDFQQLQHIYLYNCPRLVFVLPISFTLPKLETLQMAYCSSLRHVFPLDDKCPEEIASGVTFKNLKHIKLYHLHNLEQICEARLTAPALQTISLRDCWGVRRLPAIAPQGPKPVVDCEKDWWNKLEWDGLDAGHDPSLFETRHSAYYKKTLPRVSFLR; encoded by the exons CTTGAGGGTCCGTTCGATATGTCTCTGCGTCGTGCATTGCACGAAGAAACTGTGGGGGTGATTGATGACATCGGCATGGAGGGCATCAACCTAGCAATAGTTTTGGATTGCTTCTTCTACTCATTAATCCTGACAGCACAACTACCTGAAAACTCTATTGGTGTTGACAATGGTTGGGCTACTCATGCTTGCAACTACTGGATATGTGATGGAATCCTTGGAAAGGAAAGAGCTTGGGAGATTGGCAATGCATTGTATCGAGTGATGACGCCATTGGGGTATTTTTCAGATGAAGCAAGACGTTTGTTGTATGATCTATTCATACAAGAAACGGAACAAAATGTTTGTTGGTGGTATCCAGTCATCTCCAACAAACTAGGAGCAAAAAATATTTGTAATGTTCCTGATTATGCAACATCATATTTCCTAACATTCCAGGGAGATAATCGAGTATATGTTCATAATGATTTGTTTGAACTAGCCAGCAGAAACCTCCATGTGCTAAAGCTCTGCAACTGCAGATTTGATTTTGCATCCCCTCCTTTCCAGTCCTGCCACAACCTAAGATTCCTCTGGCTTGACAATTGTGCAAACACGGAGAAGGAGAAAAGTGGAGTGCCAATTTTTTCGAACCTGCTGGTGTTTGACTTACGTTTCACAGATTATGTTATGTTGCCTCATATGGTTGAACTGATGACCAATCTCAGGGAGCTAAATACGAAGGGAATCTCATGGAAGACAATGAGTCATGCTTGGAAAAGGCTACAAAAACTTCACAAGCTCCGGGTAACCGAGTCTTCAGATGTGGTCACAGTGGACAGTTGCTCTTCCATAGATATCCTGAATTTGGAACTCCTTGACATGTCTGGCAACACTCACATGGAGTCATTGCCCACGTTAGTATCATCCGCGAGAAGCCTCAAGatgcttgttcttgatggttGTTCCAGCTTGCAGAACGTTGTACTGGAAGGAGTTCCACTGCTCGAAAGTTTCAGCTTTGATGGTTATGGCCCAGTAAAGAATTGGATTCATTCCATACAGCTGCCACAAAAGGAATTACGCCTGAAGTCTCCTATAGCTCCTGTTGAAATAGTCCAGGTGACTAAGATCTCCCTACAGGGCTGTGGTCGATTGCAAAACATATTTTTGCGTGCTTTGCCCAATCTGGAGGAACTAGACCTCTCTGGCACAGCCATTAAAATGCTTACCTTCCCTGAAATGTATGTCCTGAATCTCAAGAAGCTATTCCTAATGGGTTGTGAGCAGCTCCGTAGTCTGGACTGGgattatggaacacatgccttggAAGTGCTACAGGTAGACACGCAGAAGGAGGCTAGATCAGTGGTCTGCTGTGGAGAACAGGGATCCTTTGGCCTTCAGGCATGTATTGCTTTTTCAGATGGAAGGTTTATTTGGTCGGCCATACAGGCACTCGTGTTCAGATTCGCAAGAGAGAAGAACTGCAAGGCGTACCTCCTTATATCTAGTATGAGCCACAGCCAAGCCAACATCACCGTAAGTGTCAAGGGGATTGGCTCTAACCAAGAGGGTTTGTTTCGAACAATTCCACTGTTACCTTACAATAATATTACCCTTACTGAAGATGTAGCATGCTTGTCCTTGGCGTGGAACCAACGACAGCTTCAAACATTGGATGTGCATATGGAGATTGGAGAAGGAAGCTATAATTTAGAGAGTATGCAGGACAATAAATATTTCAGAGACCTTGTGGGGCTTGTTCAATCATTGCATGTGCATGACAATTCCTCCATCACAGCTATCCCTCCAACAGATGTAGGAGATTGGTACGGGCTAGTATGGTGTCATGTTGAGAGGTGCCCCAGGCTACACTCTCTGTTTTCTTGTCGGCGTGGAAAACATCTTAGATTTGAACATATAAGGACATTTTCAGCTTCTGATCTCCTGGTGGCCTGTTGCATCTGGGCTAGAGGCGGTACTGTTGATTTCCAACAACTGCAGCACATATACTTGTACAATTGCCCCAGGCTGGTGTTCGTCCTCCCCATTTCCTTCACCTTGCCCAAACTGGAGACCCTCCAGATGGCATACTGCAGCAGCCTTCGACATGTTTTCCCATTGGATGACAAGTGCCCCGAGGAAATAGCATCTGGGGTCACATTCAAGAACCTAAAGCACATCAAGTTGTACCATCTTCACAATCTGGAGCAGATATGCGAAGCCAGACTGACTGCACCGGCGCTGCAGACGATCAGCCTCAGGGACTGTTGGGGTGTCAGGCGTCTGCCAGCTATTGCACCCCAGGGTCCCAAGCCGGTGGTGGACTGCGAGAAGGACTGGTGGAACAAGCTCGAGTGGGATGGCTTGGATGCCGGGCACGACCCGTCGCTCTTCGAAACGCGCCACTCGGCCTACTACAAGAAGACCCTCCCAAGGGTCTCGTTTCTAAG GTGA
- the LOC124698915 gene encoding uncharacterized protein LOC124698915 isoform X1: MSKHRTDRWLIVRDFDDAVKKVFDLLRASDDATEGKTKAFIFCGWNFESVGACAIFRAVAKLLKSTICDDSDMRKHFGKIFHVDCSAWKNKRTMQRAIAEELNLCHVMPIFDKQDEDDDFKGVEDSSREEISRIGHLINESLRNKKFLMIFHYGGVGDIDLAGFGIPVFGEGKLLCTNDRRFQVKRTGKERMLIPSFANIYIYLQLEGPFDMSLRRALHEETVGVIDDIGMEGINLAIVLDCFFYSLILTAQLPENSIGVDNGWATHACNYWICDGILGKERAWEIGNALYRVMTPLGYFSDEARRLLYDLFIQETEQNVCWWYPVISNKLGAKNICNVPDYATSYFLTFQGDNRVYVHNDLFELASRNLHVLKLCNCRFDFASPPFQSCHNLRFLWLDNCANTEKEKSGVPIFSNLLVFDLRFTDYVMLPHMVELMTNLRELNTKGISWKTMSHAWKRLQKLHKLRVTESSDVVTVDSCSSIDILNLELLDMSGNTHMESLPTLVSSARSLKMLVLDGCSSLQNVVLEGVPLLESFSFDGYGPVKNWIHSIQLPQKELRLKSPIAPVEIVQVTKISLQGCGRLQNIFLRALPNLEELDLSGTAIKMLTFPEMYVLNLKKLFLMGCEQLRSLDWDYGTHALEVLQVDTQKEARSVVCCGEQGSFGLQACIAFSDGRFIWSAIQALVFRFAREKNCKAYLLISSMSHSQANITVSVKGIGSNQEGLFRTIPLLPYNNITLTEDVACLSLAWNQRQLQTLDVHMEIGEGSYNLESMQDNKYFRDLVGLVQSLHVHDNSSITAIPPTDVGDWYGLVWCHVERCPRLHSLFSCRRGKHLRFEHIRTFSASDLLVACCIWARGGTVDFQQLQHIYLYNCPRLVFVLPISFTLPKLETLQMAYCSSLRHVFPLDDKCPEEIASGVTFKNLKHIKLYHLHNLEQICEARLTAPALQTISLRDCWGVRRLPAIAPQGPKPVVDCEKDWWNKLEWDGLDAGHDPSLFETRHSAYYKKTLPRVSFLR; this comes from the exons ATTGTAAGGGATTTTGATGATGCTGTCAAGAAAGTTTTTGATCTTTTGCGGGCAAGCGATGATGCTACAGAAGGAAAAACTAAAGCATTCATCTTTTGTGGCTGGAATTTTGAGAGTGTAGGTGCATGTGCTATTTTTAGAGCTGTAGCCAAACTCCTAAAATCCACAATATGTGATGATTCTGACATGAGAAAGCATTTTGGCAAAATTTTCCATGTGGACTGCTCCGCGTGGAAAAATAAAAGGACCATGCAGAGGGCAATCGCGGAGGAGTTAAACCTTTGCCATGTAATGCCCATATTTGATAAgcaggatgaagatgatgatttcaAAGGGGTGGAAGACAGCTCTAGAGAAGAGATATCACGTATCGGGCATTTGATTAATGAGTCTTTAAGAAATAAGAAATTTCTGATGATTTTTCATTATGGAGGAGTCGGAGATATTGATCTAGCAGGGTTTGGCATTCCTGTTTTTGGCGAAGGAAAATTGTTATGCACCAATGATAGAAGATTTCAGGTCAAAAGGACAGGGAAAGAACGGATGTTAATACCAAGTTTTGCTAATATTTATATCTATCTGCAGCTTGAGGGTCCGTTCGATATGTCTCTGCGTCGTGCATTGCACGAAGAAACTGTGGGGGTGATTGATGACATCGGCATGGAGGGCATCAACCTAGCAATAGTTTTGGATTGCTTCTTCTACTCATTAATCCTGACAGCACAACTACCTGAAAACTCTATTGGTGTTGACAATGGTTGGGCTACTCATGCTTGCAACTACTGGATATGTGATGGAATCCTTGGAAAGGAAAGAGCTTGGGAGATTGGCAATGCATTGTATCGAGTGATGACGCCATTGGGGTATTTTTCAGATGAAGCAAGACGTTTGTTGTATGATCTATTCATACAAGAAACGGAACAAAATGTTTGTTGGTGGTATCCAGTCATCTCCAACAAACTAGGAGCAAAAAATATTTGTAATGTTCCTGATTATGCAACATCATATTTCCTAACATTCCAGGGAGATAATCGAGTATATGTTCATAATGATTTGTTTGAACTAGCCAGCAGAAACCTCCATGTGCTAAAGCTCTGCAACTGCAGATTTGATTTTGCATCCCCTCCTTTCCAGTCCTGCCACAACCTAAGATTCCTCTGGCTTGACAATTGTGCAAACACGGAGAAGGAGAAAAGTGGAGTGCCAATTTTTTCGAACCTGCTGGTGTTTGACTTACGTTTCACAGATTATGTTATGTTGCCTCATATGGTTGAACTGATGACCAATCTCAGGGAGCTAAATACGAAGGGAATCTCATGGAAGACAATGAGTCATGCTTGGAAAAGGCTACAAAAACTTCACAAGCTCCGGGTAACCGAGTCTTCAGATGTGGTCACAGTGGACAGTTGCTCTTCCATAGATATCCTGAATTTGGAACTCCTTGACATGTCTGGCAACACTCACATGGAGTCATTGCCCACGTTAGTATCATCCGCGAGAAGCCTCAAGatgcttgttcttgatggttGTTCCAGCTTGCAGAACGTTGTACTGGAAGGAGTTCCACTGCTCGAAAGTTTCAGCTTTGATGGTTATGGCCCAGTAAAGAATTGGATTCATTCCATACAGCTGCCACAAAAGGAATTACGCCTGAAGTCTCCTATAGCTCCTGTTGAAATAGTCCAGGTGACTAAGATCTCCCTACAGGGCTGTGGTCGATTGCAAAACATATTTTTGCGTGCTTTGCCCAATCTGGAGGAACTAGACCTCTCTGGCACAGCCATTAAAATGCTTACCTTCCCTGAAATGTATGTCCTGAATCTCAAGAAGCTATTCCTAATGGGTTGTGAGCAGCTCCGTAGTCTGGACTGGgattatggaacacatgccttggAAGTGCTACAGGTAGACACGCAGAAGGAGGCTAGATCAGTGGTCTGCTGTGGAGAACAGGGATCCTTTGGCCTTCAGGCATGTATTGCTTTTTCAGATGGAAGGTTTATTTGGTCGGCCATACAGGCACTCGTGTTCAGATTCGCAAGAGAGAAGAACTGCAAGGCGTACCTCCTTATATCTAGTATGAGCCACAGCCAAGCCAACATCACCGTAAGTGTCAAGGGGATTGGCTCTAACCAAGAGGGTTTGTTTCGAACAATTCCACTGTTACCTTACAATAATATTACCCTTACTGAAGATGTAGCATGCTTGTCCTTGGCGTGGAACCAACGACAGCTTCAAACATTGGATGTGCATATGGAGATTGGAGAAGGAAGCTATAATTTAGAGAGTATGCAGGACAATAAATATTTCAGAGACCTTGTGGGGCTTGTTCAATCATTGCATGTGCATGACAATTCCTCCATCACAGCTATCCCTCCAACAGATGTAGGAGATTGGTACGGGCTAGTATGGTGTCATGTTGAGAGGTGCCCCAGGCTACACTCTCTGTTTTCTTGTCGGCGTGGAAAACATCTTAGATTTGAACATATAAGGACATTTTCAGCTTCTGATCTCCTGGTGGCCTGTTGCATCTGGGCTAGAGGCGGTACTGTTGATTTCCAACAACTGCAGCACATATACTTGTACAATTGCCCCAGGCTGGTGTTCGTCCTCCCCATTTCCTTCACCTTGCCCAAACTGGAGACCCTCCAGATGGCATACTGCAGCAGCCTTCGACATGTTTTCCCATTGGATGACAAGTGCCCCGAGGAAATAGCATCTGGGGTCACATTCAAGAACCTAAAGCACATCAAGTTGTACCATCTTCACAATCTGGAGCAGATATGCGAAGCCAGACTGACTGCACCGGCGCTGCAGACGATCAGCCTCAGGGACTGTTGGGGTGTCAGGCGTCTGCCAGCTATTGCACCCCAGGGTCCCAAGCCGGTGGTGGACTGCGAGAAGGACTGGTGGAACAAGCTCGAGTGGGATGGCTTGGATGCCGGGCACGACCCGTCGCTCTTCGAAACGCGCCACTCGGCCTACTACAAGAAGACCCTCCCAAGGGTCTCGTTTCTAAG GTGA